The Shinella zoogloeoides genome contains the following window.
CCAGCTCGAACAGGCGATTTCCTCGCCGGGACTGGCAGTAATAATCCCGCTTGGGCGTCGCCCGCGCCAGGATCTCGATCTGGCGATCGTTGAGGCCGAAGCGGCGATAGATCGCCGTGATCTGCGGCTCGATTGCGCGCTCGTTTGGCAAGAGCAGCCGCGTCGGGCAGCTCTCGATGATGGCCGGGGCGATATTGCTGCCGTCTATGTCCGACAACGACTGGGTGGCAAATATGACCGATGCGTTCTTCTTGCGCAGCGTCTTCAGCCATTCGCGGAGCTGGCCCGCAAAACCTTCATCGTCCAGCGCAAGCCAGCCTTCATCTATGATGAGCAGCGTCGGCCGTCCGTCGAGCCGGTCGCCGATGCGATGGAACAGGTAGGACAGGACGGCCGGAGCTGCGCCCGTTCCCACAAGCCCCTCGATCTCGAACGCCTGCATGTCGGCGCTGCCCAGATGTTCGGCCTCGGCGTCGAGCAGCCGGCCATAGGCCCCGCCGACGCAGTACGGGCGCAATGCCTGCTTCAAGTCGTTGGATTGAAGCAGGACGCAAAGGCCGGTGATGGTGCGTTCTTCGATGGGCGCGGAGGCGAGCGAGGTCAGCGCCGTCCAGATATGCTCCTTGGCTTCCGGCGTGATCGTGATGCCTTCGCGCATCAGGATCGCGACGATCCAGTCCGCCGCCCAGGCACGCTCATAGGTGTCGTGGATACGGGCGAGCGGCTGGAGCGCGACGGAGAACTCGTCCCCCTCGGTCAGCCCGCCACCGAGATCGTGCCAATCGCCGCCCATGGCGAGCGCGGCCGCACGGATCGAACCGCCGAAGTCGAAGGCGAAGACCTGTGAGCGGTCGTAGCGCCGGAATTGCAACGCCATGAGGGCGAGCAGTACGGACTTGCCCGCGCCGGTCGGGCCGACGACCAGCGTATGGCCGACGTCTCCGACATGAAGAGATAACCGGAACGGGGTCGAGCCTTCGGTCTTGCCATACAGCAAGGGGGGCGCACCGAAATGCTCGTCCCGTTCCGGCCCCGCCCACACGGCAGAGAGGGGGATCATGTGGGCGAGATTGAGCGTCGAGACCGGCGGCTGGCGGACATTGGCGTAGGCATGTCCGGGGAGCGAGCCGAGCCAGGCATCGACGGCATTGACTGTTTCGACCATGGCCGTGAAGTCGCGGCCCTGAATGACCTTCTCGACGAGGCGCAGCTTCTCGTCGGCAAGACGCGGATCGGCGTCCCAGACAATGATCGTGGCCGTGACATAGGCCATGCCGGCGACATCCTGCCCAAGCTCCTGCAAGGCCATGTCGGCGTCGGCCGCCTTGTTGGCGGCATCCGTGTCCACGAGGGCGGATGCCTCGTTGGTCATGACTTCCTTGAGAATCGCGGCGATCGACTTGCGCTTGGCGAACCACTGCCGCCTGATCTTCGTCAGCAGGCGTGTGGCGTCGGTCTTGTCGAGCAGGATCGCGCGGGTCGACCAGCGATAGGGAAAGGCGAGCCGGTTGAGATCGTCGAGCAGGCCGGGCGTCGTCGCAGTTGGAAAGCCGATGATGGTGAGGACGCGCAGATGCTCGCTGCCAAGGCGCGGTTCGAGCCCGCCGGTCAGCGGCTGGTCGGCGAGCAGCGCATCGAGATAGACCGGCGTTTCCGGCACGCGGACGCGATGCGGCTTTGTCGAGACGGTCGAATGCAGATAGGTCAGCGTTTCGCCGTCATCGAGCCAGTCGCATTCGGGCATGAAGCCGTCGAGCAGCGCCAGCACGCGATCTATGCGATCGGTGAAGGCGCGCAGGATTTCATGCGGATCGACGCCGCTACGTTCACGGCCCTCGTATAGCCAGGCCTCAGTGCGGGCGGCTTCCTCGGCCGGCGGCAGATAGAGGAAGGTCAGATAATAGCCCGACACGAAATGCGCGCCGGCTTCCTCGAAATCGGCCTTGCGCTCGGCATCGACCAGGCCGGAGGCCGGATCGGGGAATTGGCTGTCGGGATAGATCGCGGCCTCGGAGCGCTGCGCCTCCACGAAGATCGACCAGCCAGAGCCGAGACGGCGAAAGGCGTTGTTGATGCGACCGGCGACCGCGACCAGTTCGGCGGCGACGGCACTGTCGAGATCAGGACCACGAAAGCGCGCGGTGCGCTGAAAGCTGCCGTCCTTGTTGAGCACGACACCCGGCGCGACGAGCGCGACCCAAGGCAGATAGTCGGCAAGGCGGCTGGCGGAGCGGCGATATTCGGCGAGGTTCATCATGGTTGCGCCTCCCTCAAACCGACAGGTGGGTGGGGATACGCAGATGTCGGCGGCCAACCTCCACAAAGAGCGGATCGCGCTTGGCGGCCCAGACCGCCGCGAAATGCCCGACGGCCCAGATGAGCAGGCCGACCAGCCAGAGGCGCAGGCCGAGGCCCACGGCCCCGGCCAGCGTCCCGTTGAGGATCGCGATGGAACGCGGTGCGCCGCCGAGCAGGATGTGCTCGGTCAGCGCGCGGTGGACCGGCACGGTGAAGCCCGGCACGTCCAGTTGCTCGAAAGCGCCCGCCATCAGACCAGCGCCCCGCCGCCGAACGAGAAGAACGACAGGAAGAAGCTCGACGCGGCGAAGGCGATCGACAGGCCAAAGACGATCTGGATCAGGCGGCGGAAGCCGCCCGACGTGTCGCCGAAGGCGAGCGCCAGGCCGGTGGCGATGATGATGATGACCGCGACGATCTTGGCGACCGGGCCTTCGATCGACTGGAGGATTTTCTGGAGCGGCGCTTCCCACGGCATCGAGGAGCCGGAGGCATAGGCTGGCGGCGTGGCCGTCATCACCATGATCGTGACGAGTGCGGTTGAGGCCGCGAGGCGATCATAGGCGATGCGCATGACAGAGGGTTTTGACGGTTTGGGGAAGTTGATCGGTGGCTTCATGCGGGGTCTCCTGTGTTGGTGGGGATGGCCAAAGGGATGGCGTGCGTGACGCGGTAATCGCCGTCGGTCGTGAGCCCTTCGACGCGGGCGAGTTCGGCGAGCCGGCGCGCGGAGCCGCGGCCGGAGAGGACGGCAACGAGGTCGATGGTCTCGGCGATCAGGGCGCGCGGGACGGTGACGACGGCTTCCTGAATGAGTTGTTCGAGCCGGCGCAGCGCGCCGATGCCGGTTCCGGCGTGGATCGTGCCGATGCCGCCGGGATGGCCGGTCCCCCAGGCTTTGAGGAGGTCGAGCGCTTCAGAGCCGCGCACCTCGCCGATGGGAATGCGGTCGGGGCGTAGGCGCAGCGATGAGCGGACGAGATCGGAGAGCGTGACGACGCCTTCCTTCGTCCGCATGGAAACGAGATTGGGTGCGCAGCACTGCAGCTCGCGAGTGTCCTCGATGATGACGACGCGATCGGCCGTCTTCGCCACCTCGGCGAGCAGCGCATTGGTCAGCGTGGTCTTGCCGGTGCTCGTGCCGCCCGCGACGAGGATGTTGGCTCGCGCCGCCACGGCTTCGCGCAGCGTCGCGGCCTGATCGGCGGTCATGATGCCGGCGGCCACATAGTCCGCGAGGGTGAAGATGGCGACGGCGGGCTTGCGGATGGCGAAAGCAGGTGCCGCGACGACGGGAGGAAGAAGCCCTTCAAACCGCTCGCCGGTTTCCGGCAATTCGGCCGAGACGCGCGGGGATCGGGCGTGAACCTCTGCGCCGACATGATGGGCGACCAGGCGCACGATGCGCTCGCCATCGGCAGGCGACAGGATTTCGCCGGTGTTGGACAGTCCTTCGGAGAGCCTATCAATCCAGATACGGCCATCCGGGTTGAGCATCACTTCGACGACGGCCGGCTCTTCCAGAAACCGCGAAATCGCCGGACCCAGCGCTGTGCGCAGCATCCGCGCGCCGCGTGCGATGGCTTCCGGTTTTTGATGGCTGGTCGTCATATCCGCCCCGTTTCTTCACGAGGCGCAACAGACAGTCCCCGGATCGGGGTCGATTAAAAGAGCCTGAAATCAGGCCGGTTCAACAAGTATCGAAGGCCGTGCGGAGATCGGCGGCCATCGGCGGCGAATAGGATGGATCGACTATTCGAGCGCAGCGCCATTCGTCTCCGGCTGAGCTGGTACGGGAGCCTCCGGGGGCGACTCGACATCGCGCGAAAGCTCCTTGAGGAACCTGTCTCCCGTCGCCAAACGCTTGCCGAGTGCCTGCATGAAGCCCTCGAAACGCTCCAGGCCCTTCGCCCGGCCAGAGGCTTGTACGGCCTCGGGCAAGACCGGCGTGAAGGTGAGCCAATAGCGGACGAACAGCGACACGGCTTCGCCGAGCACGGCGAGGTCTTCATCAAGCCCGTCGATCTGGCGGCCGAGCTTGTCGAGCCGGCGCGACATCGCGGCTTCCAGCTTCTCGCTGGTATCGCCGGAGAGGAAGGACGCGACGGCGGCTTCGACAATGGCGGATTTGGAAACTTTGCGACGCATCGCCAGCGCGTCGAGCTGCTTGAGCAAAGCCGGGTCGAAATAGACGTTCATGCGAGTGCGGGTCGTCATGACGTGGTCCTCAAAGCTCAATGCCGTCGCCGGGGTCTAGGGATGCCTGCCGGGCAACATTGCGCATCCGGGCGCGCATGGCGTCGGCCTTGGCGGCGTCGACATCGGGGTCGTCGTCCAGAAGCTCGAATTCCTGTGCCGGCGACGGCGGCGGCGCGACGATTTCCTCATGCTCGGGCAATTCCGGCTCGCGGCGGATGCCGGCATTGGCCGGATCGCCGTCGCCCGCGCCAGCGGCGCTCACGGACGATCCCGCCGCCGCGACGATGCGGCCGGACCAGTCATCCGACGATGCCGGAACCACAACCGCCGCCAATGCTGGCGGCGTGATGATGCGCTCCTGCAAGCGCCTGTCCTCGAAATAGCGGGCCTTGGTGGCGCGGATTGGCGGCGTACCCGCGACCATGACGATTTCCTCGGACGGCGGGAGCTGCATGATCTCGCCGGGGGTCAGCAGCGGCCGGGCGGTTTCCTGCCGCGAGACCATGAGATGGCCGAGCCAGGGCGCGAGCCGGTGGCCGGCATAGTTGGTGGAATCGCGCAGCTCGGTCGCCGTGCCGAGCGCATCGGATACGCGCTTGGCGGTGCGCTCGTCGTTGGTCGCGAAGCTCACGCGGACGTGGCAGTTGTCGAGAATGGAATTGTTCTGGCCGTAGGCACGCTCGATCTGGTTGAGGCTCTGCGCGATCAGGAAGCCCTTGATACCGTAGCCGGCCATGAAGGCGAGCGCGGATTCAAAGAAGTCGAGCCGGCCGAGCGCAGGAAACTCATCGAGCATCAGGAGCAGGCGGTGGCGCTTCGTCGTCGCGGTCAGCTCCTCGGTCAGCCGGCGGCCGATCTGGTTGAGGATGAGGCGGATCAGCGGCTTGGTGCGGTTGATGTCGGACGGCGGCACGACGAGGTAGAGGCTGACCGCTTTCTTGCCGCCGACAAGATCGGCAATGCGCCAATCGCAGCGCGCGGTGACACGGGCCACAACGGGATCGCGGTAGAGGCCGAGAAACGACATGGCGGTCGACAGCACGCCGGAGCGTTCGTTGTCGGATTTGTTCAGCAGCTCGCGGGCGGACGATGCGATGACGGGATGCACGCCGGCTTCGCCCAGATGCGGCGTGTCCATCATCGCGCGCAAGGTGGCTTCGACCGGGCGGCGGGGATCGGAGAGGAAGTTGGCGACGCCCGCCAGCGTCTTGTCCTTCTCGGCGTAGAGGACATGCAGGATCGCGCCGACAAGGAGCGAATGGCTGGTCTTTTCCCAGTGGTTCCTCTTGTCCAAGCTCCCTTCGGGGTCGACCAGGATGTCGGCGATGTTCTGAACGTCGCGGACTTCCCACTCGCCCTGGCGGACTTCGAGCAGAGGATTATAGGCCGACGACTGCACGTTGGTCGGATCGAACAGCAGGACACGACCATGCTTCGCCCGGAAGCCCGCCGTCAGCGTCCAGTTCTCGCCCTTGATGTCGTGGACGATGCAGCTTCCCGGCCAGGTCAGCAGCGTCGGCACCACGAGGCCAACACCCTTGCCAGAGCGGGTCGGCGCGAAGCACAAGACATGCTCGGGGCCGTCATGACGAAGATAGTCGCGTTCGTAGCGGCCGAGCACGACGCCATCGGGACCGAGCAGGCCAGCGGAGCGGATTTCCTTGTCCTCGGCCCATCGTGCCGAACCATAGGTCGCGACATTTCGGGCTTCGCGCGAGCGAATGATCGACATCATGATCGCTGCGACGATGGCGAGGAAGCCGCCGGACACGGCGATGATGCCGCCCTCGGTGAAGATCCCGGGCGCATAGGCATCGAAGGAGAA
Protein-coding sequences here:
- a CDS encoding TrbC/VirB2 family protein, with protein sequence MVMTATPPAYASGSSMPWEAPLQKILQSIEGPVAKIVAVIIIIATGLALAFGDTSGGFRRLIQIVFGLSIAFAASSFFLSFFSFGGGALV
- a CDS encoding ribbon-helix-helix domain-containing protein → MTTRTRMNVYFDPALLKQLDALAMRRKVSKSAIVEAAVASFLSGDTSEKLEAAMSRRLDKLGRQIDGLDEDLAVLGEAVSLFVRYWLTFTPVLPEAVQASGRAKGLERFEGFMQALGKRLATGDRFLKELSRDVESPPEAPVPAQPETNGAALE
- a CDS encoding VirB3 family type IV secretion system protein codes for the protein MAGAFEQLDVPGFTVPVHRALTEHILLGGAPRSIAILNGTLAGAVGLGLRLWLVGLLIWAVGHFAAVWAAKRDPLFVEVGRRHLRIPTHLSV
- a CDS encoding conjugal transfer protein TraG; the protein is MRGGRILWGQIAVVLTIVFVMIWAATQWTAWRLGFQAQLGTQWFELAGWPIYYPAAFLWWWFSFDAYAPGIFTEGGIIAVSGGFLAIVAAIMMSIIRSREARNVATYGSARWAEDKEIRSAGLLGPDGVVLGRYERDYLRHDGPEHVLCFAPTRSGKGVGLVVPTLLTWPGSCIVHDIKGENWTLTAGFRAKHGRVLLFDPTNVQSSAYNPLLEVRQGEWEVRDVQNIADILVDPEGSLDKRNHWEKTSHSLLVGAILHVLYAEKDKTLAGVANFLSDPRRPVEATLRAMMDTPHLGEAGVHPVIASSARELLNKSDNERSGVLSTAMSFLGLYRDPVVARVTARCDWRIADLVGGKKAVSLYLVVPPSDINRTKPLIRLILNQIGRRLTEELTATTKRHRLLLMLDEFPALGRLDFFESALAFMAGYGIKGFLIAQSLNQIERAYGQNNSILDNCHVRVSFATNDERTAKRVSDALGTATELRDSTNYAGHRLAPWLGHLMVSRQETARPLLTPGEIMQLPPSEEIVMVAGTPPIRATKARYFEDRRLQERIITPPALAAVVVPASSDDWSGRIVAAAGSSVSAAGAGDGDPANAGIRREPELPEHEEIVAPPPSPAQEFELLDDDPDVDAAKADAMRARMRNVARQASLDPGDGIEL
- the trbB gene encoding P-type conjugative transfer ATPase TrbB, translating into MTTSHQKPEAIARGARMLRTALGPAISRFLEEPAVVEVMLNPDGRIWIDRLSEGLSNTGEILSPADGERIVRLVAHHVGAEVHARSPRVSAELPETGERFEGLLPPVVAAPAFAIRKPAVAIFTLADYVAAGIMTADQAATLREAVAARANILVAGGTSTGKTTLTNALLAEVAKTADRVVIIEDTRELQCCAPNLVSMRTKEGVVTLSDLVRSSLRLRPDRIPIGEVRGSEALDLLKAWGTGHPGGIGTIHAGTGIGALRRLEQLIQEAVVTVPRALIAETIDLVAVLSGRGSARRLAELARVEGLTTDGDYRVTHAIPLAIPTNTGDPA
- the trbE gene encoding conjugal transfer protein TrbE; translation: MMNLAEYRRSASRLADYLPWVALVAPGVVLNKDGSFQRTARFRGPDLDSAVAAELVAVAGRINNAFRRLGSGWSIFVEAQRSEAAIYPDSQFPDPASGLVDAERKADFEEAGAHFVSGYYLTFLYLPPAEEAARTEAWLYEGRERSGVDPHEILRAFTDRIDRVLALLDGFMPECDWLDDGETLTYLHSTVSTKPHRVRVPETPVYLDALLADQPLTGGLEPRLGSEHLRVLTIIGFPTATTPGLLDDLNRLAFPYRWSTRAILLDKTDATRLLTKIRRQWFAKRKSIAAILKEVMTNEASALVDTDAANKAADADMALQELGQDVAGMAYVTATIIVWDADPRLADEKLRLVEKVIQGRDFTAMVETVNAVDAWLGSLPGHAYANVRQPPVSTLNLAHMIPLSAVWAGPERDEHFGAPPLLYGKTEGSTPFRLSLHVGDVGHTLVVGPTGAGKSVLLALMALQFRRYDRSQVFAFDFGGSIRAAALAMGGDWHDLGGGLTEGDEFSVALQPLARIHDTYERAWAADWIVAILMREGITITPEAKEHIWTALTSLASAPIEERTITGLCVLLQSNDLKQALRPYCVGGAYGRLLDAEAEHLGSADMQAFEIEGLVGTGAAPAVLSYLFHRIGDRLDGRPTLLIIDEGWLALDDEGFAGQLREWLKTLRKKNASVIFATQSLSDIDGSNIAPAIIESCPTRLLLPNERAIEPQITAIYRRFGLNDRQIEILARATPKRDYYCQSRRGNRLFELGLSEVGLALCAASSKSDQTLIANLVAEHGRDGFLAAWLRSRDAGWAVDLIPTFPIPQAEKES